From the Hoplias malabaricus isolate fHopMal1 chromosome 6, fHopMal1.hap1, whole genome shotgun sequence genome, the window GCTTAAGTTACTTTATAGCTGTCCTGTCCTTGAAGACCAATAACTAGAATAAATTATGTAACTGTTTGcattttattcagatttttctTCAAATTATTTGAATTGTTAAAATCTGTTCCACATTTGAATAAAAGGCATTAGATAAGTATGTGTTGTTTATCCATTCAGGAATATCTGTGCCCCAGATGTGAGTCTGGGTTCATAGAGGATGTCACTGAGGACTCCAGGTGAGAGGTTTCAGTTTTTGCCAgatatgtattaaaataatatgtCAGTCAGCTTTTATTTTATCTACTCACACTGGGTAATAAGCCAACCCAATACTTATGGTAATGGAATTATTCATGTTTTGGCTTAAAATGAATAGGTGTTGTTCTTTAGCCTTCTGCAGAGTGGAGGTGCTGGCAGTGATGGAGTAGCTGGCAGTGATGATATGGCTTCACAGTTTGCTGAGGTAAAAACTTTCATTTTGTCATGCTTGAAAGACAAGTATACCTTTTGGCATCACTAAATTGAGGGATCATCTTCATATTAACTTCATATAACTTTGACGGATTATTCACTCCTTGTAATCTTGAATAAAGGCTGCCGAAAGGCATTAGAGATCCTGCTTTCAGGAGTTAACTGAaaagagtgaaaagaaaagatttccagtgtttttagtGACTAACTgggatttattttgtaaatatgaacagaTGTTACATTATTTTTTCCCTGAAACAAAATAATGTTTCGAGAGGAGCGTGTTCAACTCCATGTTATATAAACTGTCTTTTTCATTACCACTTTCATGTTATATGATGTGGGCTCACTTTCATTACCACAGAGGATTCTTCACCAaattggaatatatatatataataaatatttcaccaatttcactgtattttataaacCTATATAGCATTTAATGTCTGCTTTTGTTACAACATTTTGAAACTTCCCATTATAAGCAGGTGAATACAATGTATAAAAGCAGTATTCACCAAATGCTCAGTGTTTGTAAGCCCAAAAAACTTTGTTTTGTCAGTTGTCTGACATCTTGGTCTTGCATCATTTACTCATAATACATAATATTGTGAAAGATTCAGGAAACCCACAGAAATATTAGGAGATGTATGGAAATCCAGTGTGAACTTAGAGGTCTCAGACAGCAATGCATGTGATATCGTCATGCTACTGTGGGCTTGATAGTACTTACGAAACTATTGCCATTAAGTGGAATGTCTACGAATGtggggaaacgctgttctcttgtttgtttatgctCAGAAGCGCTGCATGTTTTAAAGGCAACTTTCATGATTGTAATCTAAAAATActctttataaaattcagatgttttctcaccatttgctagctctccagcctgtttgcatgcttgaaacaggtctaatgtgtttacaaagccctggtGTCTGTacatgattaaaaaacaaatggtctTGGTctggatttctctctctctttctctctctctctctctgcccttggCAGAGCAGAGATATTATTCAAACCTTTTCCTCCTGAGCCCCTCTTGGCACTATTTTGAGAGCTTGGGGCACCCCCTTAACTGAAACAAGTGTGTCAATATGCATGCTACTAcagtgtataaataaaaataacaatatgtCATCCCATTTGTCcagaacatttattcattcattcttatcCAGTTAATTGTCGCAGTgggcctggagcctacccagaatcactgggcgcaaggcaggaacacaacctggggGGGCTCCGGTCCTTCACAAGTCgacagacactcacacttttgattggtgacacttttgagtcaccaatccacctaccaacgtgtctttttggactgtgggaggaaaccagagcacctggagaaacccacgcgaacacagggagaacacaccaaactcctcacagacagtcatccagagcgggacttgaacccacaacctccaggtccctggagtggCGAGACtacgatactacctgctgcaccaccgtgctgccctagaACTTTATTCTCTAACATATATTGTCTTCTGTTTATCACAGAAGACCCCAATTAATTCGCTCCCAATCCAGTCTAAATTCCATTTCAATCCTTTAGGTTTTTATCTCGTTTGTTGCTCTCTCTCAAAAGTTCAATATATAGCCATTGAAGATTTTCAATGGTGGGGTGAATGCCAAactaaaaagaaagagaaaaaaatcacaataaacATAATGTACAGACCAAGCTTCTAGCAGCAACAAAATTTATAGACAGATAtgaaactcaaacacacacacattctctcgcactctctcactcacacattcactgaattGGACTATGGaaaaatttaaaatcattaatatatatatttattttaacagagtcatttaaatatatatatttgcattttttatttctcctcACCTGAGCCCCCCCCGCAATTCCATGGCATCCTGCATTTTGACTAATCTCTGTGGCTGAGGGATCTGGAGTTTTCTTTAGACAActgagagaactccaaactttgaaaagcgtgaattgaaatgaggatattgctctattcctgctccataggttggAAAAACTGActtatttgttctgttttggaTTACATGAAATGGAAATGCCACTAAACTTGGGAGTTGGCTAAGTGCTGAAAGTgccacaaaattaaacaactcaagtaacaaatgagttCCTTTGGCAAATCAAACAGTAAAAAAACTTACAGAgcagttaaacttcagccttGTACAAACCACCTAAATACACAGAgtatctgaatgtaaacaatcaGAGAAAACTGTGTTTCCTCACAGTCGTAGACCTTACCTTTAAGATGAAACTGTATATTTAAGGAAAGTTCaacttgtctgtacgtttttttactgttgaattaccacagaaactcatctaTAACTTGAGTAGTTTAGGTTTTTTAAGCATTTCcagtctgtttttctttctttctttcatgcagttagctctCTTCAGAATTTAGAGTCAGATCCTTTCATagcaaacataaataaataaatcccacctatggagcaggaatagcgcaatatcctcatttcagttcatgcttttcaaagtttggagttctttctgttgtttaaaaaggtccaaaatTCCATTTTTCTGCCCTGAGCAGAGAGAAACCTAGCATACTGTATGGGTTTTTTTACTCATTGACAGACATTGGGGCTTCAAAAAAGACATTACACCATTTTCGAGCATGGACGGGAGAGCTAGCAAACGGTGAGGGATCATCTTTAGAATTTAATAATATGTCATCTTTAACAGTTTGTTATCCAAGAAGAAAGCAATATATGAATTCTATGCAGAAACTCTGGATCCAAGCTTATCTCAGATGTTGCAAAAGACAGTAGAAATTTCTGTGGACAGAGGAGTCCACGTTTTCATGAAAAAAAGCAATGTTAAGTTCTCTGTGTCAAAGACATAAATGACTATCCAGAAATTTATCAGCGATTGTTGGAGGTGCATCAGTGTCCATGACAGGAGCCTTGCACATGTGAGAAGGTACCAttgatgtagagagagagagagggagagagagagagagagagagagagagacatatgctgTCATCAAGGCAATATATTTTCCCGTAAAGCCCATGGTTATTTCAACTGGACAATGTCAAAACTTGTTCTGTAAAAAACAGAATGGTTTCACAGACACATGCCTGTGCCTgaagtccagatctgtctcctatggcCCATCATAAACAGACAGATCAGGTAATAATTTGCATTTTATAACATTCCTAGCTTTTCTGAAAATTGGGCTTGCAGAATATTTCTGATGAAAGAGGACCCTAACAGGTCTTGCTTTCCTTCCTGACCACCCTTACTCATTTGTTCTAGAAATTACTTATCCAGCAAGGCACAGCACCACAATCTTAAAATTGTAAGGAAAAGTATTCATTATGTACATGGGACATATTTATTAGGTAGAATTGCCTAGTTCTATGTTGTGCCTCCTTTAACTGTATGAGCAGCCAGGCACTGGATTAATTTTGCAGAACTACTGGGCCATATGGAAATAAATACATAGAGCATTTGCTGCAAATTCAACAGCTGCATAGTTGTGCTGTGAACTGCTCTTCCCACTATATCCCAAAGGCCCTATTTACACTTGACACAATGGCCATACCATGTACCAAACTAACAGTATCCATGCTACAGCTAGACTGAACTATTGACACCAATCAGCATGACTCTAGATTCATGGTCTGagaattttgatttgatttaatcaGCAGATGGctaagaaaacaagaaaactcAGCAAACTAGGCAAATATTTCCCAAATCTCAGACTTGATGTTTGATGCTCCAGTGCCCAATGTATAAGCACTTTCTTGTGCTTCAGTAAACTCAACTGATTTTTCTGATTGTCTGTTTTCTTGAATGATCCATGCAGAAGCTTCACAAGTTGTTTTCATTCACATGATTGGACAatgatcttttttatttttctcttgtcACAAAATTTACAGAACAGTTCAAGTCTGTTAAATCTCTTAAAAACAGAGCATTTCCAAATTCAAAATCTTTAaagtcattgtttattttaccCATTCCAATTTTAATCCATTTTGTAAACACCATGTCAACAAActatttagaatttttttttcattgcacTAATCACAACAACAGTAGTGTTTGCCATACCTTTACTAGAATTTTGACtgttttttgagtcgccaacacTCAATGGAGGTTTGTATCATTACTCACATCTACGATAGTGAGGAACcttagttctctctggtttgttaacGTTCAAAATCTTTgcgtttttaaggtggaatgatatgattgagaagaaaaaaacattgttgATTGTATGTTGCTGAagtttgaaataccacagaaacccGTTTATAACTCgagttgttcagttttgtatcgctttggtctgtgtttactttcatgcaattagCACTCTCCTGgatttagagtgggttccaACCTAAGTAATCTAGAACAGCATAAATGAGCTGATATTACTGTAATATGGAGCAGGattaaagcaatatcctcatcgaTTTTTATGATTTTCAGCATCTGGAATGCTGTTTGCTGTTTCTTTGTCatgaacagaaagagagaaagcctagcatgtctggccaaaccactttgtttttatactcgtttactgacactagggtttcataaacacattagaacgGTTTCCAGCATCCAAACAGACTGAGGAAACATCTGCTGAATTctctaaaaagtgttttttggttACAGTCGTGAACATCATCTTTAATGTGGTGCAGAATGTGATGTTTTGAAACTATTTTGAGAACCCTTTTACCCTAGAGAACCCTAGGAAATATTGAACCAAAaacagtgtcactgttggaTGATTCAGGTGGATAATATTCCAAAACATAGTTTGAATTTAAGACTTGGGTACATGATTCGAGACTTACAGAGTTTAATGTAGGCAGCAGTCTTGCTATGTCATGGACCACaaaaaaagtgtatatatatatatatatacacatattccCTGTTTAGGTATGTATTGATTTATCTGTTTCTTTAGCAGTTATGGCAGCTGCTCTTTATGGAACGTTCGGCAATCCTCTCCGACCCCACTGTCTCAGGTTCAGAATCCTACATTGGGAGCTCTGCTGTGCAAACAGTAGTTGCTAATCCTTCAGCAGAGGCTTTGATGCCCGTTGGTGGTTCAGAAGCGCTTTCAGGAGTCCAAGCTCCTGAGAACATCCCTCAGCAGAACAGCCAAAGGAGGCATTCTCGACCAGAACGAGGACCAGCAATGGAGGGGTGGGTGCTGATATGTTGTGTGATGTACCAAATTAGCATTAATATTGATTTGTCTAATTTTGTAAACATCATGCAAAGTTAAACCGTTTTGACTGCTGTACGAATTAATGCATCTCTTTATTTCCACCCaatatcagcatttacagaGAACTGTTTCTGTTGCTGATGATTAAAGGAAGATATACATCAAGACGTTTTTGCACTTTAGTTAAGAGTGAACTAATCCCTGGAGCAGCCATGTTTGCTAACTGCTTTTAAGGCATAAAAGAAGGATGTGGTCTATTGCAGAGGCTCAAGCATAAACCACATTAAACATAGATGATAAGGATAACTAGAGCTTTGTCTGCTTTTTGTTCAGTCCAATCCCTTAAATACCCTGATTAGGTCAATTACCGGGCTTCTATTATTCCTGTAATCATTTAGTCTGCACTTTAGTGGGGGACTTAACAAAAAAACCTCAAGATAAGTTTCACTCGTTCAATGTTGCTCATGCTTTAGCCTGTGTTATCAAATCATGAAACTGCCTAAAAACCGACCTTGATTTTCGTTTTTAAGAATTGTCCAGCAGTTCTTGGCAGGCCTATTCACCAACTCTGCTAATATGACATCCCAGCCAACATCATGGTAGGTGGTAAAAGTTATTATTCATATATTAGAGATGTTAACATGTTGTATACTTATGAATAGTTTAATTATCTACTAATTTATACTGATGATTAATAAAGCATTCACAGAGTGTTGGATTGAATAGATTGATCAGTAACAAACTTATAAAACTAAGCATAACCTTTTCAGGATGGCCTATTAGAAAAACTTGTGTGtcttgaaatatattttgtttgtattgttagcagcagttcaaaGTTAAGTAGTAGCATGTTTTGTCCCTCAATCTCTCAGGCCCTGGCTACACAGATCTGgatattttttaaagtgaaggattttgtttgtgttttggccTCTTGTCCACacgaaaaaaacattttaggtCACTGAACATGGAGGTTTGGAAAATTCTCTCCAAGCTGTAGATTTTTGAAAATACCATTTTCAGTGGTCTTGTGTGTACATGGAAAAGCAATTTAATGAATTACATAGATCCTCAAACTAGAAAGTATACATGCAGATAGCACTAGACTTTAAATTtgcacatatgaataaatataaatgttgtattagaaatatatataatgcactattcaaatctaaattcagtaatttcatgacttaTGCAGGgtactacatagggagtatgttGTCTACGTGAATTTCCTCACTCAGTTTGGTGCTGATTACCTGTTCATTTTGATTTAAtcttatatttgtgtgtgtaaataaatggcCAGGCCCCCTGACATGTTCATTGTTATCAGCACTgcaaatttctttgaaaaactgaaagcatgACTCTGGATGATGGTGGGTGACAAAGTGTGGACATATTAATCCATGAAATGTTGTAGGTGTGGAGTcttgtaaatatatgtaataaaaatatatgtactgGTGTAATTTCATTACATTCCAACAACATTCAcaataagaaaaacaaacaacaatttTTATAAAACTCTGAGGATGtatcctcaccatttgctgatctccagtttgtttgtgtgctcaatgacccagtgtctgtaattggctaaaaactatatatatatatatatatatatatatatatatggtctCGATGTAAAGTCAGTAGTTGatatgttgctgcacagtttatgttggtcatcctttagtctttcatcagtggacacaggatgctgttggctggatattttgtttggtggattattctcagtccagcagtgacactgagtgctgtaaaaactcgagcagcacttGTGTGTCTGATCAGCTATGCTACTAGCTGTCAGTGTTACGagtatatataaaacattatcaGCTGGACTGATTATTTTGACTCCAGTCTTTTCTCTCAGGTCTGGGATGTTGCATTCTAACCCTGGAGACTACGCCTGGGGACAGGGAGGTTTTGATGCTGTCATTACACAGGTGGGTGATGTCAGTGATGACCGCACCAACTGATGAGAGGATGACCTCAATCTCAGTTTCCCAGAAATGTGTTCTGTCACCATCTCATTTTATCTTCTGAGATCCACTTATAAAGTTTGTGTGTTCTTGTATAAAAAAAGACTTTTGGATGATATGTAAATGAGTTCAGTCATATCAACAAAGGGGtccaggttttcattccaataATGACCAATTGTTTTACGGAGAGAATAACAAGTGGAGTCAGACTGCTAAATTATTCTGAAAACCTCCAGCCTCATAGACTTTGTGGATAAGACTCAACATTCCTTATAACTTAttaaacactccttataactttaCTAAGAATGGGTAGGTTGAACAAGGTTGAATAAGTGAATACATGTAAGTCAAATGGTTTTCATGATGTCATAGTTCACCTCCACCTTGGACGTTTGCcattttattgcttttataaaCTGAATCATGGCCAATGAAAATGACAAGAATTTACACAACAAAATAATGTGAAAACAAGGTAATGTTAATAAAACTCCTGACTGCAACTactgattattattttaataatcagtttatctcaatattttttaattaattgaaCAGTTGATTTATTGAAAATATATGTACAGACACGGTGGTTGAAATATGTATTGCAGCGTTTCAGTGAAATATAAGGAACAATgccctttttaaaaatatatcagaaaggttaaaaataacatataaaataGCACTCACCCACTGAACCTCACCCGTCCCTTCCTTTTCTATAGGAATTTTcattagaaaataaaaatgtcacGTCTCATTCTCTGGGCTACGGCTGGCTCTTTTTTTGGGAAACTCAAAGGTGTTGAGGTGCATGGGATAAATAAACAGGACCTAGCAGGACACATCTTGAGTCAAAGTTTTGGCTCTTTCGGAATTAACTCCCCATAGCTTTCATTTGGGAGACCAGTATGTAGtgtaggggcggcacggtggcgcagtaggtagcgtcgcagtcacacagctccagggaccgctccgggtgacggtgtttggtgtgttctccgtgtccacgtgggttttctccgggtgctctggtttcctcccacagtataaaaaacacacgttggtaggtggattggtgactcaaaagtgtgagtgaatgtgtgtgttgccctgtgaaggactggtgccccctccagggtttattcccaccttgcgcccaatgattccaggtaggctctggacccaccgcgacccagaactggataaccggttacagataatgaatgaatggacgaATGAGTATGTAGTGCAAGATAGTGTTGTCACGATACCAAAATGTTGAATTTCGATACAatacctgcctaaatatctcGATACCGGTACTAAAACGTCACCATGGCAAAATCCTAAAACATCAGGAGAAGTAATGTATGTTCTCTAAAGCTGAGGGCGATCGGCAAAAACGCTGCTATCTGCTTGTTTAGTGTGACGCCACACGTGACGTTTCACCATTTCTGCGTCCAACCGAGCTTCGACGCtatgtcatacattcataacacttgtttattgtttgaataaagctAAATGCCTAAATCAATTATGTGATCTCCgttcagaaaaaggaataaattcaATATAAACGGAATCGCGGCTCATTCTGATCTTTGTGAGCTGCCGTGCGGACCGACTgtgctgctctgtctctggaGCAGAGCCGCTTGGAAGGAGCTGTGTCTCCCTGAGCTCCGTCTCGAGGAGCAGAGAAGCCGCGGAGAGAGCCGTTTCGCTCACTCTCAGTCAGTCCTGGTGTTCTAACGAGTTGTGCTACCAGCGATTCTCTTCTATAAAaaagtagctaaggtttgtacagaaagtcgTAGGTGCTAGTCGGTTTTTAGAGTTTTAAATAACAAGCCAAAAGGTGTCAAAAGACATTAAAACCTAGCAGCAAAATCACTTAGGGAGGGAAAGGAGGCAAAAATGTTGCGGGCGCACACTGACCCCCTGTGGCACTTGTTGGAAATACCTCCTTCTTAAAGTACCggtacttattattattattattattattattattattattattattattatatgggTAATTGCACCGTTATTAATGACGAAGTTTTATGACCCTTTTCTATTATCGGTATATCGTGGAACACTAGTGCAGTAAACACAAAGCTTTATAATGAGTGCAATCAAATAGCTGGAAAATCTAAGGTTCACTCAGATTGAGGAGCTTTATCCATTGTGTATCTCTGTTACATATGTAAATGAGTTTCATTTTGCAATTTGACCatctttcatgattgaaacaagCCCAGAATTCCAGGACACCTAGACTCTAGGGTGCGTACTGAGAGTTTTAAACAGCAGTTGTGctgatgtaaaaacaaatatataaacaatcCATATTTAAAGAGATTATTTAGAGTGAATAATATGAATTGAAAATTCATAGAGGGGAAGCCCAACTTATGCCCCAAATCCAACCAGTAATCTACAGTAGCAAATTTTGTGCTTTCTCCATCTCAGGTCAGTATGTAGTAGATATACCTTTTGCTGCAATCACACCACTGAGTCTGTGTGGATAGGTCTCAATCAGGTTT encodes:
- the rnf115b gene encoding E3 ubiquitin-protein ligase RNF115 isoform X1, with the protein product MAEARRHRFFCHCCKCEVEPTLPEYLCPRCESGFIEDVTEDSSLLQSGGAGSDGVAGSDDMASQFAEQLWQLLFMERSAILSDPTVSGSESYIGSSAVQTVVANPSAEALMPVGGSEALSGVQAPENIPQQNSQRRHSRPERGPAMEGIVQQFLAGLFTNSANMTSQPTSWSGMLHSNPGDYAWGQGGFDAVITQLLGQSESAGPPPAEKEMISSLPTVHVSSEQAACHLECPVCREEFSAGELVRQLPCLHCFHSDCIVPWLQLHDTCPVCRKNLNGEDLSLPSQPTTQEASPITTEPYGTQRL
- the rnf115b gene encoding E3 ubiquitin-protein ligase RNF115 isoform X2, with amino-acid sequence MAEARRHRFFCHCCKCEVEPTLPEYLCPRCESGFIEDVTEDSSLLQSGGAGSDGVAGSDDMASQFAELWQLLFMERSAILSDPTVSGSESYIGSSAVQTVVANPSAEALMPVGGSEALSGVQAPENIPQQNSQRRHSRPERGPAMEGIVQQFLAGLFTNSANMTSQPTSWSGMLHSNPGDYAWGQGGFDAVITQLLGQSESAGPPPAEKEMISSLPTVHVSSEQAACHLECPVCREEFSAGELVRQLPCLHCFHSDCIVPWLQLHDTCPVCRKNLNGEDLSLPSQPTTQEASPITTEPYGTQRL
- the rnf115b gene encoding E3 ubiquitin-protein ligase RNF115 isoform X3, translated to MASQFAEQLWQLLFMERSAILSDPTVSGSESYIGSSAVQTVVANPSAEALMPVGGSEALSGVQAPENIPQQNSQRRHSRPERGPAMEGIVQQFLAGLFTNSANMTSQPTSWSGMLHSNPGDYAWGQGGFDAVITQLLGQSESAGPPPAEKEMISSLPTVHVSSEQAACHLECPVCREEFSAGELVRQLPCLHCFHSDCIVPWLQLHDTCPVCRKNLNGEDLSLPSQPTTQEASPITTEPYGTQRL